The following are encoded together in the Drosophila sechellia strain sech25 chromosome 3R, ASM438219v1, whole genome shotgun sequence genome:
- the LOC6620871 gene encoding fatty acyl-CoA reductase wat, translating to MATDVQSFYKDKTVFLTGGSGFLGKVTIAKLLCTTEVKRIYVLLRAKRGQEMRERCAAWDKDPVFGNLMKINPEALKRVVPCGGDCQEPDLGLSNSDRQVLIDEVQIVIHTAATVRFVEPLHIALAVNTRATLLMIQLAKEMSHLESFVHVSTAYSNCVVEHVSERFYPEHLTCPAEKILELLESLSPELLDKMAPALMGKYPNTYTYTKALAEQVLQKEAKDLPLTIFRPGVIIASYKEPMPGWIDNLYGPIAVLYGAAFGILRITLLNLKAQAGIVPVDYCVNMVLTCAWNTARDTSIKLSPEPPIYHFTPNNDNLITWGGFRDKAARLRYTYPLTKMMWLPFLHCTTIPWLFRFTAIFYHLLPGYGIDLALRLWGKKPRMIKLYDKIHKNIDILAPFVITSWSFDTVNTRKLWAKMSVEDQKLYDFNMSSVDWDDYFLQALAGVRIYLAKEEPGQEVVERGRKIYRRFQFLHRLLQFTLYSVAALILWSILKRLLGLFV from the exons ATGGCAACGGATGTGCAATCGTTTTACAAAGACAAAACTGTCTTCCTAACAGGCGGCAGTGGATTCCTTGGAAAAG TGACCATTGCAAAGCTGCTCTGCACCACCGAGGTGAAGCGCATCTATGTGCTGCTCCGCGCCAAACGCGGCCAGGAAATGCGGGAGCGATGCGCCGCCTGGGATAAGGATCCG GTCTTCGGTAATCTTATGAAAATAAATCCCGAGGCTCTGAAGCGAGTGGTACCTTGTGGTGGCGATTGCCAGGAGCCGGATCTTGGCCTGAGCAACAGCGATCGTCAGGTTTTGATAGATGAGGTGCAGATTGTAATCCACACGGCGGCCACAGTGCGTTTTGTGGAGCCGCTGCACATTGCCCTGGCGGTGAACACCCGAGCCACCCTACTCATGATTCAACTGGCCAAGGAGATGTCGCACTTGGAGTCCTTCGTCCATGTGTCTACCGCCTACTCAAACTGCGTGGTGGAGCACGTCAGTGAACGCTTCTATCCGGAGCACCTGACCTGCCCAGCCGAAAAGATCCTGGAGCTGCTGGAAAGCCTTAGCCCCGAGCTGTTGGATAAAATGGCACCGGCGCTGATGGGCAAGTATCCCAACACGTATACGTATACCAAGGCTCTGGCGGAGCAGGTGCTCCAGAAGGAGGCGAAGGACTTGCCGCTTACCATTTTTCGTCCGGGTGTTA TAATTGCCAGCTATAAGGAGCCCATGCCCGGCTGGATCGACAACCTGTACGGACCCATTGCAGTTCTCTACGGAGCAGCCTTCGGAATACTGCGTATCACACTGCTTAATCTCAAGGCCCAGGCTGGAATTGTACCCGTGGACTATTGCGTCAATATGGTGCTGACCTGCGCTTGGAACACGGCCCGGGATACAAGCATCAAGCTATCGCCGGAGCCACCTATCTACCATTTTACGCCAAATAATGATAACCTGATAACCTGGGGTGGATTTCGGGACAAGGCAGCGAGGCTGCGGTACACGTATCCACTGACCAAGATGATGTGGTTGCCGTTTCTGCATTGCACCACCATTCCCTGGCTATTCCGGTTCACGGCCATCTTTTACCACCTGCTCCCCGGCTATGGCATTGATCTGGCCTTGCGTCTATGGGGCAAAAAGCCGCGCATGATCAAGCTGTACGACAAGATCCACAAGAACATTGATATTCTGGCACCCTTTGTGATCACATCCTGGTCCTTCGATACCGTCAACACCCGCAAGTTGTGGGCCAAAATGTCTGTCGAGGATCAAAAGCTCTACGACTTCAATATGAGCAGCGTCGACTGGGATGATTACTTCCTGCAGGCACTGGCCGGAGTTCGCATCTATCTCGCCAAGGAGGAACCGGGACAGGAGGTAGTGGAAAGGGGACGAAAGATCTACAGGAG GTTTCAATTTCTTCATCGGCTGCTGCAGTTTACTCTTTATAGCGTTGCTGCCTTAATCTTGTGGTCAATTTTAAAGCGCCTACTGGGCCTTTTTGTATAA